Proteins from a genomic interval of Poecile atricapillus isolate bPoeAtr1 chromosome 1, bPoeAtr1.hap1, whole genome shotgun sequence:
- the LOC131584712 gene encoding uncharacterized protein LOC131584712 yields MAEDSPKRRKANFNEAETEVLIEQVLKHEQLLFAAGPGRASAGQKRKVWELIRHKVNPVAACPRDVEDLKKRWRDLKRRDRSKLCRLSQGCGPPAPPALGLLLAPEELPPAAAPPARRQRRAYGSLLPAEAVPIVGGIDTLELPGAVVGDMGFNGSPGTSHQSSLEQVNLKEEIVVKVVEPEDSSEDMVAVPPSQEQLPFLGTSGGGSSGKVKAKTKGRSQADQNEMTEEDLLQIQQTQIQVIQSGFDSVNHNLQLLQQGMQDLSNSISIMAHTLVAIKNVYVKNNTGPTTHATASTQTTAGYLSPGSPQLSPAKDRSRAQVAGSSSRSSSCSSSSMSQEPGPSEFPRPPLRTIKKEHPNGCYYFCFADV; encoded by the exons ATGGCCGAGGACTCGCCGAAAAGGCGCAAGGCGAATTTCAACGAGGCGGAGACGGAGGTGCTGATCGAGCAGGTGCTGAAGCACGAGCAGCTGCTGTTCGCGGCGGGACCCGGCCGCGCCTCCGCGGGCCAGAAGCGGAAGGTGTGGGAGCTGATCCGGCACAAGGTGAACCCCGTTGCCGCCTGCCCCCGCGACGTAGAGGACCTGAAGAAGCGCTGGCGGGACCTGAAGCGCCGCGACCGCAGCAAGCTGTGCCGCCTCTCGCAGGGCTGCGGGccgcccgcgccccccgccctcGGCCTCCTCCTGGCCCCCGAGGAGctgccgcccgccgccgcgccgcccgcccgccgccagCGCCGCGCCTACGGCTCCCTGCTGCCCGCCGAGGCCGTGCCCATCGTGGGCGGCATCGACACGCTGGAGCTGCCCGGTGCCGTCGTGGGGGACATGG GGTTTAATGgcagtcctggcacatctcaTCAATCCAGTCTTGAGCAGGTAAACCTCAAAGAAGAAATAGTAGTGAAGGTGGTAGAGCCAGAAGACAGCTCTGAGGACATGGTAGCGGTTCCACCTAGTCAAGAACAACTGCCTTTTCTGGGGACATCAGGTGGTGGTTCCTCTGGGAAAgtaaaagccaaaacaaaaggCAGGTCCCAGGCAGACCAAAATGAAATGACTGAAGAGGACCTACTGCAGATTCAGCAGACCCAAATACAGGTGATCCAGTCTGGCTTTGACAGTGTCAACCACaatcttcagctgctgcagcaaggCATGCAAGATCTGAGTAACAGCATCAGCATCATGGCACATACGCTTGTTGCTATCAAGAACGTCTATGTGAAAAACAACACTGGCCCAACCACACATGCTACTGCATCTACTCAGACCACAGCTGGGTACCTGAGCCCAGGatccccccagctctcccctgcTAAGGACAGATCTAGAGCACAGGtggctggaagcagcagcagaagcagcagctgcagctccagctccatgtCACAAGAACCAGGTCCTTCTGAGTTTCCTAGGCCCCCCCTGAGAACCATTAAGAAAGAACATCCAAATGGCTGCTACTACTTCTGCTTTGCAGATGTGTGA
- the CDAN1 gene encoding codanin-1 codes for MAAVLELLLQEEVPVSAVVRWLRHGPGHRPAEENHIHDKLVSLSLLQKDFVPFLLNFLREQTSQILTNGPPTPAKTPNSKAHGSQRTGSERRAGHATSSRVQLFSQRTSVTTCTTDTSFSPAAASSGSSSFSGSNLSSPCGDFPSVVSSSSPSFGHSPVLHQGEKRSSQKASLGSFLAATPEALPVRRGRRKGSSSVGASGRQVARDLGRSLAEEEDGKSDSGSWSGGRRKRNEVPLVPARSPPSQLNLNNLEEFPPMGAASGWTNKSKPSRRINPTPVSAERPLSKPKTCFTSTPVSRSPAARWSAGSSLEAFTAAQEGNLSSVISNSLQEEREMLKKERCKLLHQASSPAGISFDPGTPTKPSYTRSASLPAESHLVTCANPAKVSCKKQLECLAQLYSSCIAENLVPNIFLELFFVLQLLTSKGTSTAEDGDSDPEISEINRDVTGRQHFESVHNCVYFAVRVLDYQYEIISHLEKGMLKLLAENERIASFSPTLHKRLRQAYESSTAKVSLLLPCSVQSVSFQPETDNRSNFPSDRAFHIFKKQRDIFYELLREWEDNHEKTGWDFERVLGSKIRAMMAHLSATCNHSHFARLFQKQLIQMCKGPVSGGTSWGDTPDQDVLNMLGSDNLSRLKRLQERFVVPQSIRGPCPPPSFPGCQQFFRDFILSAGSYQFNQHLMDSLCLKILELNGLTLVEHEHSDGEADMEEQDEKKRFTVALLSLRLLAKFLGFLVFLPYRTVEQPTRDLQDSALVLRNQTLPVLDILKLLRQSIRDQRSILTIPWIVEYLSLVDHIAPFLDYYRKVFGLLLQVYRLMVLSEDKEMSFLNKLLILAVLGWLFQVPSVPEELFFTTDDRQERFMMDTVTSAQALDFVPLVDQQLLYTCCPYLGELRKLLASFVAGSGGKNGGFIRKITPTAAESLAPKASVTQRKLQVDLEQAFFHNQPPSLRRTVEFVAERVGSNCVKHIKATLVAELVQRAEVMLHDKVKEEDVNHDKLLEEVCTHLYEEGAQALIKGREFCRKKGPEAVRVLLPEETSAAVLSSAENIAVELATERACGWLSANIAALIKREVKATFNRMLKVPGFPLPGEDAPELRRDCTPGCQHCAPFPSQIINEIKDVLCVAVGPREEGEVVDYVWLEGLLGRLSQTLRCRKFMCPTSEQQLARCTVELASLLVSDCVPLSLGIKSPEKSPERLHVKNNPTSGLLKLLFSIWKEDFGTSVPVQLIFSKKNMGYLAEAKQQEWDLFLFLLHGLIEHELMRTSEIQSCLRSLEELPWPSDFVKYLKRLSRVFVSEHQREEPRTNPCELTRQSLATVTTQS; via the exons atGGCGGCGGttttggagctgctgctgcaggaggaggtgcCGGTCAGCGCCGTGGTGCGGTGGCTCCGGCACGGCCCCGGCCACCGCCCGGCTGAG GAGAACCACATCCATGACAAGCTGGTATCTCTTAGCTTGCTTCAGAAAgattttgtgccttttctgcTAAATTTTTTAAGGGAGCAGACCAGCCAGATTCTCACTAATGGACCCCCTACTCCTGCTAAAACTCCTAATTCCAAGGCCCATGGGAGCCAAAGGACAGGGTCAGAAAGGAGGGCAGGCCATGCAACCAGCAGCCGAGTGCAGCTCTTTTCTCAAAGGACTTCAGTGACCACCTGCACCACAGATACCAGcttttctcctgctgcagcatccagtggttcctcttccttttctggCTCGAACCTGTCTAGCCCTTGTGGTGATTTCCCCAGCGtggtctccagcagcagcccgaGCTTtgggcacagccctgtgctCCACCAGGGTGAGAAGCGCTCCTCTCAGAAGGCCAGCCTGGGGAGCTTCCTGGCGGCCACGCCCGAAGCCCTGCCCGTGAGACGAGGCCggaggaaaggcagcagctcgGTCGGTGCCTCTGGCCGGCAGGTAGCTCGTGACCTGGGGCGCTCCCTTGCTGAAGAGGAGGATGGAAAGAGTGACAGTGGATCGTGGAGCGGAGGGAGAAGGAAGCGGAATGAAGTGCCTCTTGTTCCTGCCAGATCCCCGCCCAGCCAGCTCAACCTTAACAACTTGGAGGAGTTTCCACCCATGGGTGCTGCCTCTGGCTGGACAAA caAAAGCAAACCGTCGAGGCGAATCAACCCAACTCCTGTGAGTGCCGAGCGGCCCCTCTCAAAACCAAAGACCTGTTTCACTTCTACGCCTGTCAGCCGGTCTCCAGCTGCTCGCTGGTCAGCTGGGTCAAGCCTTGAGGCCTtcactgctgcccaggagggaaACCTCTCATCTGTGATAAGCAACAGCCTTCAAGAGGAGAGGGAGATGTTGAAGAAAGAACG ATGCAAATTGCTGCACCAGGCGTCTTCTCCTGCAGGGATATCTTTCGATCCTGGTACTCCAACTAAGCCTAGCTATACTCGCAGTGCCAGCCTTCCTGCTGAAAGCCATCTGGTGACCTGTGCAAATCCTGCTAAGGTTTCCTGCAAGAAACAGTTGGAGTGTCTGGCACAGCTCTATTCATCATGTATAGCAG AAAACCTGGtgccaaatatttttctggaactGTTTTTTGTTCTGCAACTGTTGACATCTAAAGGCACTTCTACTGCAGAAGATGGGGATAGTGACCCTgaaatcagtgaaataaatAGAG ATGTTACAGGGAGACAGCATTTTGAAAGTGTGCACAACTGTGTTTATTTTGCTGTTCGAGTCTTGGATTATCAATATGA AATTATTTCCCATTTAGAAAAGGGGATGCTGAAGCTTTTGGCCGAAAATGAACGGATTGCATCGTTTTCTCCCACCTTGCACAAGAGGCTCAGACAGGCTTATGAAAGCAGCACAGCCAAG GTGTCTCTCCTGCTGCCATGCTCTGTACAGTCTGTTTCTTTTCAGCCAGAAACTGATAATCGCTCTAACTTTCCCAGTGACAGAGCATTTCACATATTTAAGAAACAAAG GGATATATTTTATGAACTTCTGCGTGAATGGGAGGATAACCATGAGAAAACTGGCTGGGACTTTGAAAGAGTTCTGGGCAGCAAGATCAG GGCCATGATGGCTCACCTATCTGCAACCTGCAACCACAGCCATTTTGCCAGGCTCTTTCAGAAACAGCTTATCCAG ATGTGCAAAGGTCCTGTCAGTGGTGGTACAAGCTGGGGAGACACTCCAGACCAGGATGTCCTTAATATGCTGGGTTCTGATAATCTGAGCCGTCTGAAGAGGCTGCAGGAAAGATTTGTTGTTCCTCAGAGCATCAGAGGGCCTTGTCCACCCCCTTCGTTCCCAGGGTGCCAACAATTCTTCAGGGACTTCATCCTCAGTGCTGGAAG TTACCAGTTCAATCAGCACCTGATGGATAGTCTGTGCCTGAAGATACTTGAACTGAATGGCCTTACTCTGGTGGAGCACGAGCACAGTGATGGGGAAGCAGATATGGAGGAGCAG GATGAAAAGAAGCGTTTCACTGTGGCCCTGTTGAGTCTCCGACTCCTTGCCAAGTTCCTGGGCTTTCTTGTTTTCCTGCCCTATCGCACTGTGGAGCAGCCAACCAGAGACTTGCAAGATTCCGCGTTGGTGCTGAGAAACCAA ACCCTGCCTGTACTGGATATATTAAAGCTTCTGAGACAGTCTATTCGGGATCAACGTTCTATCCTCACTATTCCTTGGATTGTGGAGTACCTTTCCCTTGTGGATCATATTGCTCCTTTCCTTGATTATTACAGGAAAGTGTTTGGTCTCTTGCTGCAGGTATACAG GTTAATGGTCCTTTCTGAAGACAAGGAGATGAGTTTCCTGAACAAACTGCTGATCCTTGCAGTTCTGGGTTGGCTTTTTCAG GTTCCATCAGTCCCTGAAGAGTTGTTTTTTACTACTGATGACAGGCAGGAGAGATTTATGATGGATACTGTGACATCTGCTCAGGCTTTG GACTTTGTACCCTTGGTGGATCAGCAGTTACTTTATACTTGCTGTCCCTATCTTG GTGAGCTGCGTAAACTACTTGCCTCTTTTGTGGCTGGTagtggaggaaaaaatggtGGTTTTATAAGGAAAATCACTCCCACAGCTGCAGAATCCTTAGCACCCAAGGCTTCTGTCacacagaggaagctgcag GTAGATTTGGAACAGGCCTTCTTCCACAACCAGCCTCCTTCCCTACGGAGAACAGTGGAGTTTGTGGCGGAGAGGGTGGGATCCAACTGTGTTAAGCACATCAA GGCAACATTGGTAGCAGAGCTAGTTCAAAGAGCTGAAGTCATGTTGCACGATAAAGTGAAGGAGGAGGATGTTAATCATGACAAACTGCTTGAAGAGGTGTGCACTCATCTATACGAGGAAGGGGCCCAGGCACTCATCAAAGGCAGAGA attttgcagaaaaaaaggtCCTGAGGCAGTAAGGGTGTTGCTGCCAGAAGAGACATCTGCAGCA GTTTTAAGTAGTGCAGAAAACATTGCAGTGGAATTGGCTACTGAGAGAGCTTGTGGCTGGCTCTCTGCCAACATTGCAG CACTCATCAAAAGGGAAGTGAAGGCAACCTTCAACAGAATGCTGAAAGTCCCAGGATTTCCCTTGCCAGGCGAGGATGCTCCTGAGTTGAGAAGGGACTGTACTCCAGGCTGCCAGCACTGTGCTCCATTTCCCTCCCAGATCATCAATGAGATTAAG GATGTGCTCTGTGTTGCTGTGGGCCCACGGGAGGAGGGTGAAGTGGTTGACTACGTGTGGCTGGAGGGCTTGCTGGGAAGGTTGAGTCAGACACTTCGATGCAGAAAG ttCATGTGTCCCACATCAGAACAGCAGCTGGCCAGGTGTACGGTTGAGTTGGCGTCTTTGCTGG TTTCAGATTGTGTTCCTCTGAGTCTTGGGATCAAATCCCCAGAGAAAAGCCCTGAGAGACTGCATGTAAAGAACAATCCCACCTCTGGCCTCCTAAAACTGCTGTTCTCCATCTGGAAGGAGGACTTTGGGACGTCTGTACCTGTGCAGCTGATCTTCAGCAAGAAGAACATGGGTTATCTCGCAGAAGCTAAGCAGCAGGAG TGggatttgttccttttcttgctTCATGGTCTTATAGAACATGAACTAATGCGAACTAGTGAAATCCAGAGCTGCCTGCGTAGCCTTGAAGAGCTCCCTTGGCCCTCA GATTTTGTAAAATACCTGAAGAGGCTATCCCGAGTGTTTGTATCAGAACATCAGAGAGAGGAGCCCAGGACTAACCCTTGTGAGCTGACCAGACAATCTCTAGCTACTGTGACGACACAAAGTTAG